TAATCCTCAACTCCCGGCTGGTCAAAGGGATTTACACCTAATAGATATCCACTAATACCACAAGCTTTTTCAAAGAAATATACCATATATCCGAAATAGTAAGAAGTTAATTTAGGTATATTGATAATTAAATTGGGTACTCCTCCGTCATTGTGGGCTAATAAAGTTCCCTGGAATGCCTTTTTGTTAACAAAATCCATGGTTTTCCCAGCTAAATAGTTTAGTCCATCTAGATCTTCATTATCTTCTACTATTTCTATATCTTTACTAGGCTCTTCTACGTTGAGAATTGTTTGAAAGATATTTCTAATACCATCTTGAATATATTGACCTAATGAATGTAGATCTGTGGAAAAATTAACACTGGAAGGAAAAATCCCTTTTTGCCCTTTCCCTTCACTTTCTCCAAAAAGCTGTTTCCACCATTCAGCAAAATATTGAAGTTTAGGCTCATAATTAACCATAATTTCTGTAGTTTTATTTTTACGATAAAGAACATTTCTCGCTGCTGCGTATTGATAACAATAATTTGTTTCTAAAGTTGGGTCTTGTAAATCTTTATGGGCTTCTTTAGCCCCTGCCATCATCTCATCAATATCTACTCCACTTACCGCTATAGGTAAAAGACCAACTGCCGTTAATACAGAAAATCTGCCACCTACATCATCGGGAATAACAAAGGTTTCGTATCCCTGTTTTTCTGCCAAATTTCTAAGGGCACCTTTACTTTTATCTGTAGTAGCGTAAATCCGCTCTTTAGCCCCTTCTAAACCGTATTTCTTTTCCATGTAGTCTTTAAAAATTCTAAAGGCAATGGCCGGTTCAGTGGTGGTACCAGACTTAGAAATAACATTTACAGAGATATCCTTTCCTTCAATAACCTCTAACAAGTCCTGTACATAAGTTCCACTGATGTTATGGCCGACAAAATAGATTTCTGGCCCCTTTCTTTTTTCTTTAGGCAAAGTGTTATAAAAGGTATGGTTGAGCATCTCTAAAGCTGCTTTTGCTCCAAGATATGAACCACCAATACCGATAACCACTAAGACATCGGAATTTCCCCTTATTTTTTCTGCAGCCTTTTTGATTCTAGCAAATTCTTCTTTATCATAGTTTAGTGGTAAATCTACCCAACCAATAAAATCATTACCTGGACCTGTGCCATTATGTAGCATTTCATGGGCAAGATTAACGAAAGGCTGCAAATTTTTCACTTCTTCTGCTAAAAGAAAATCCTTGGCTTTGCTGTAATCAAAAGTAATTTTTTTCATCTAAATACCTCCCAAAGTTTACTATCACCTATTATAATCCTTTTTTTTTCTTTTGCAAGTCCTTTAACCTTTAACTATCTGAGAGAATTTTTTTCTATTTGTTCTATTACCTTTTCTATTCCATTTTGAACTTTACTTTTAGCCATAGCATCAACATATTTACTTCTATTTTCATAGAGATAGTTGA
The sequence above is a segment of the Anaerobranca gottschalkii DSM 13577 genome. Coding sequences within it:
- a CDS encoding glucose-6-phosphate isomerase, which gives rise to MKKITFDYSKAKDFLLAEEVKNLQPFVNLAHEMLHNGTGPGNDFIGWVDLPLNYDKEEFARIKKAAEKIRGNSDVLVVIGIGGSYLGAKAALEMLNHTFYNTLPKEKRKGPEIYFVGHNISGTYVQDLLEVIEGKDISVNVISKSGTTTEPAIAFRIFKDYMEKKYGLEGAKERIYATTDKSKGALRNLAEKQGYETFVIPDDVGGRFSVLTAVGLLPIAVSGVDIDEMMAGAKEAHKDLQDPTLETNYCYQYAAARNVLYRKNKTTEIMVNYEPKLQYFAEWWKQLFGESEGKGQKGIFPSSVNFSTDLHSLGQYIQDGIRNIFQTILNVEEPSKDIEIVEDNEDLDGLNYLAGKTMDFVNKKAFQGTLLAHNDGGVPNLIINIPKLTSYYFGYMVYFFEKACGISGYLLGVNPFDQPGVEDYKRNMFALLGKKGYEAQREKLEDRLR